In the genome of Micromonospora sp. Llam0, the window CGGTGATGTCCTACTGGGACGAATCCGCCTGCTACGCCTTCGACCTGCCGGAGGTGCTGCGGCTGGAGGAGGCGACCGAGGAGCTGCACCGGATGGCGGTGACGGCGGCCGAGTACGTGGTGACGCACCGGAGGTACGCCGACTTCGGCATTCCGGCGTGGGCCGCCGACGCCGTCGCCCGGTCGTTGCGCGAGCAGCCACCGAGTCTGTACGGCCGGTTCGACCTCTGGTACGACGGCTCCTGGCCGCCGAAGCTGTTGGAGTACAACGCCGACACCCCCACCGCCCTGGTCGAAGCCGCGATCGTGCAGTGGTACTGGCTGGAGGACACCCGACCGCAGCTCGACCAGTGGAACAGCCTGCACGAACGGCTGGTGGCGGGCTGGGCGCAGATCAAGGCCGGGATGTACCACCCGACGCTGCACGTCACCTGGTCGAGCGAGGAGGAGACCGGCGAGGATCTGATGACCGCCGGCTACCTCGCCGAGACCGCCCGCCAGGCCGGGCTGACCGCCGAGCTGCTGCCGATGCTGGACGTCGGCTGGGACGGCCGACGCTTCGTTGACGCCGCCGACCAGCCGATCACCACCTGCTTCAAGCTCTACCCGTGGGAGTGGATGCTGGCCGAGCCGTACGGGCGGCTGGCGCTCGAACCGGGCACCCCGACCACCTGGATCGAGCCGGCCTGGAAGCTGCTGCTGTCGAACAAGGCGCTGCTGGCGGTGCTCTGGGAGCTGTTTCCGGACCACCCGTACCTGCTGCCGGCGTACCTGGACGGACCGCGCGCGATGCCGGAGTACGTCGCCAAGCCGCTGCTCGGCCGGGAAGGCGCGGCGGTACGGATCGTGACCGCTGCCGGCGAGATCGAAAGTCCGGGCGACTACGGTGCCGAAGGCTGGTGCTACCAGGAGTTCCGGGCGCTGCCGGCGTTCGACGGCAACCATCTGGTGCTGGGCAGCTGGGTGGTGGACGGCGAGTCGGCCGGTGCCGGGTTGCGGGAGAGTTCCGGTTTGATAACCGACGGGTACGCCCGGTTTCTGCCGCACTACGTGGCCGCCCACCGGGCGATCTGAATCGTCTACGGTTGTCAGGTGGACTTCGACGCCTACGCGCGGACCGCAGTTGATCTGGTCAACTCCCCGTTGGCTGACCTCGACGACCTGAGGGCGCTGTTCCACGGCGACCACGTCTGGATGTGCGACGAGGTCTGTGACCGCGACCTGGCGGTGTTCCGGCGGGCCGGTAGACGCCTGCGGGACGTCTTCGAGTACGGCACCACCGGGCGCGACGCCGACGCGGTCGCCGAGCTCAACTCGCTGCTCGCTGCGTTTCCGGTGCAGCCGCGAATCTCCGGCCACGACTCCAACGACTGGCACATGCACGTGACCGGCCGGGGCGCCTCGGTCAGCGCCGAGTATCTGGCCGGGGCGGTGTGGGGGCTGTCGGTCTGGCTGTGCGAGTACGGCAGTGCCCGGTTCGGTGTCTGCGCCGACGCCCGCTGCGGCAACGTCTACCTGGACACGTCGTCGAACTGCTGCCGGCGGTTCTGCTCCGAGCGCTGCGCCACCCGCTCGCACGTGGCCGCGCACCGGGCCCGCAAACGAGCCGCGGTCGAGGACAAGCCGCTGCTGCCGGTCAGCTGACCGGTCTTTCCCGGCTCGAGCCGGCCGGGCTTCCCCGGCTCAGCTGGCCGGCTGGTCGGCGGTCGCCGACCGGCCGGGGCTGCCGCCGTCGACGGCGGCCAGGTGCCGGCGGGCGAACGCCAACGACTCGCGCAGGTCGGCCTCGCGCACCGTACGGCTGCGGGCGCCCCGGGTGGCGACCTCGACCGCCACCGCGCCCTGGAAGGCGTTGCCGGCCAGCGCGCCGAGCAACTCGCCGCACGGCTGGTTGCCCCGGCCGGGGACCAGGTGCTCGTCGCGGCCGAGGCCGCTGCCGTCGCCGAGGTGCACGTGCTCCAGCCGGTCGCCCATCGCGTCGGCGAGGGCCAGCGCGTCGGCCCGCGACGCGGCGCAGTGCGACAGGTCAAGGGTGTACGCGTCGTAGCCGACCTCGGTCGGATCCCAGCCGGGCTGGTACGGGACGAACTCACGGCCGGCCATCCGGACCGGGAACATGTTCTCCACCGCGAACCGCACCTGCGGGTGGGCGTCGCGCAGGGTACGCAGCCCGTCCGCGAAGGTACGGGCGTAGTCGCGTTGCCAGCTGAACGGTGGGTGCACCACGACGGTCGGCGCGCCGAGCGTCTCGGCCAGGACGGCGGAGCGGCGCAGCCGTTCCCACGGGTCGGAGCTCCAGACCCGCTGGGTGACCAGCAGGCAGGGGGCGTGCACGGCGAGTACCGGCACACCGTAGTGCGCGGCGAGCCCGCGCAGCGCGCCGGCGTCCTGGCTGACCGCATCGGTCCAGACCATCACCTCGATGCCGTCGTAGCCGAGCGCGGCGGCCAGCTCGAAGGCGGCCGCTGTCGGCTCGGGGAACACCGAGGAACTGGAGAGCAGCACGGGTACCGCGGAGGTCACGTCGCCCAGCCTAGCCCGGCCGGCGCGGGCCCGCCGGATCGGTGGACCGGGCCCGGGTCACCGGCAGAGGTCAGCTCCAGCTGCGCCATCCGGCGCAGGATCACCCCTTCCCGCAGTGCCCACGGGCAGATGTCCAGCGACTCGATGCCCAGCTGTCGCATCACCGACTCGGCCACCACCGCTCCCGCCAGCAACTGGTGCCCCCGGCTGGCGCTGACCCCTTCGAGTTCGTGCAACTCGGCGGGCGGGATGTGCCGGATGAACCCCGTCACCTGGCGCAGCCCGGCGCGGGTCAGCCGCCGGGGTGCCCACAGCCCGGCGCTGGACGGCGCGGCCCCGGTCAGCCGGGCCAGGGTGCGGAACGTCTTGGAGGTGCCGACCGCCCGGTCCCAGCCCTGCGCCTGCAGCAGCGGAACCATCGTCTGCACCTGGGCGTCGACGTACTCCCGCAGTTCGCTGACGAACTGTGCGGAAGGCGGGCTGACGGTGAACGGGGTGACACCGAGCCGTTCCCGGGTCAACCGGCCGGCACCGAGCGGCAGCGACTGGGCCAGGTGCGGCTCCTCGTCGACCCCGGCGGCCAGCTCCAGGGAGCCGCCGCCGATGTCCAGCACCATCAGCCGGCCGGCGGACCAGCCGAACCAGCGGCGGACCGCGAGGAAGGTCATCCGGGCCTCGTCGGCACCGGAGAGCACCTGCAGGTGCACGCCGGTCTCGGCGCGGACCCGGGCCAGCACCGCCGCCGAGTTGGTGGCGTCGCGCACCGCCGAGGTGGCGAATGCGATCAGGTCGCTGGTTTGCCAGTGCTCGGCCGCAGCCCGCGCGGCGGCCACCGCCTCGACCAGGGCGTCCGCCCCGGCCGGGGTGAGCGCGCCGTCCGGTCCGATCTGTTCGGCGAGCCGCAGCAGCGACTTTTCCGAGTGCGCCGGCCACGGGTGGGCGCCGGGGTGCGCGTCCACCACGAGCAGATGCACGGTGTTGGAACCGACGTCGAGCACACCCAGTCGCATGTGATCACCCTAGGCCAACCGGGCGTACCGACCCGCTTGCCCGGCCCGCCGCAGGTGGCAGGCGTACGCTGGCCGGGTGGCGCCCCGTGACGAGCTCCGGATCCTGGTCGAGACCCCGGCCGACCCCCGCAGTCGGGAGGTCGAGCTGGACTTTCCCCGTGAGTGGATCGAGTTCGTCGACCCGGCCGACGCCGCGCATCTGATCCGGGCCGACCTGACCTGGTTGCTGTCCCGCTGGACCTGTGTGTTCGGTGGGTCCTGCCACGGCATCATCGCCGGGCGGGCCGGGGACGGCTGCTGTTCGCACGGCGCCTTCTTCACCGACAGCGACGACGAGAACCGGGTCAAGGCGGCGGCGAAGCGGCTCACCCCGCAGACCTGGCAGCACTACCGGCGCGGGTTCAAGAACTACACCGAGATGGACACTGTCGACGGCAAGAATCCGGCGCGGCGGACCGCCACCCGCAGCGCCGACGGGCCGTGCGTGTTCCACAACGACGCCGACTTCCCCGGTGGCGGGGGCTGTGCGCTGCACGCCCAGGCGCTGCGCGACGGGGTGCACCCGCTGGAGTACAAGCCGGACGTCTGCTGGCAGTTGCCGATCCGCCGGGACCAGGAGTGGACCAAACGCCCGGACGGCAGCAAGGTGCTGGTCTCCACGCTGACCGAGTTCGACCGGCGGGGCTGGGGTGCCGGTGGGCACGACCTGGACTGGTGGTGCACCTCGTCGCCGGAGGCGCACGTCGGGGGCGAGCCGATGTACCGGTCGTACGAGCCGGAGCTGACCGCGCTGGTCGGCAAGGCGGCGTACGCCCGGTTGGCCGAGCTGTGCGCGGCACGGGCCCGGCGTGGCCTGGTGGCGGCGCATCCGGCCACGCCGCGCCGACGGGCGCCGAACACCCGCCGGTCGGACTGACCCCGACGCGACCGGTGCCACCGGCACCGGTATAGCCACCGGCTCCAACATTTGGTCAGGATTCGAACTTGTAGCCCAGCCCGCGCACGGTGACGATGAAGCGCGGGGCCGACGGCTCCGGTTCGATCTTGGAACGCAGCCGCTTGACGTGCACGTCGAGGGTCTTGGTGTCACCGACGTAGTCGGCACCCCACACCCGGTCGATCAGCTGCCCCCGGGTGAGCACCCGGCCGGCGTTGCGCAGCAGCAGCTCGAGCAGCTCGAACTCCTTCAGCGGCAGCTGGACCGAGTCACCGTCGACGGTCACCACGTGCCGCTCGACATCCATCCGGACCGGTCCGGCGGTCAGCGTCGCGGTGGACGGCTCGATCACCTCGGTGCTCTGCCGGCGCAGCACCGCCCGGATCCGGGCGACCAGCTCCCGCGGCGAGTACGGCTTGGTGACGTAGTCGTCGGCGCCGATCTCCAGGCCCACCACCTTGTCGATCTCGCTGTCCCGGGCGGTCACCATGATGATCGGCACCCGGGAACGTTGCCGCAGTTCACGGCAGACCTCGGTGCCGGACATCTCGGGCAGCATCAGGTCGAGCAGCACGATGTCCGCTCCGGTACGGTCGAACTCGGTGAGCGCGTCGGTGCCGGTCGGTGCCACCGACACCTCGAAACCCTCTTTGCGCAGCATGTAGGAGAGCGCGTCGGAGAAGGACTCCTCGTCCTCCACCACGAGTACCCGGGCCACTTGTTCGTTCCCTCCCTGTGTCCGGCCTGATCCGCTCAGACCTGCTCGTGCGCGGCCGAACCGGTGTCGATCTCAACCGATTCGGGTAGCGGCAGGGCTGCGTCCGGCGGGCTGGCAGGCAGCCGCAGCGTGAACGTCGACCCTCCACCCAGCGTGCTGGACACCTCGACCCGACCGCCATGGTTGGTGACGATGTGCTTGACGATGGCCAGGCCCAGCCCGGTGCCGCCGGTGCTGCGCGAGCGTGCCTGGTCGGCCCGGTAGAACCGTTCGAAGATCCGGTCGACCTCGTCGGGGGCGATGCCGATGCCCTGGTCCGCGACGGCGATGTCGACGTAGCCATCGGCCCGGGAGACGGTCACCGTGACCCGGGTGTCCTCGCCGGAGTAGGCGATCGCGTTCTCCACCAGGTTCGCCAACGCGGTGGCGATCTGGCTGTCGCGACCGTACACGGTCAGCCCGCGTTCGCCCGCCACCGCCACCTCGACCCGGCGGGCCGCTGCCGGGGTACGGGTCCGGTCCACGACCTCGGCCAGCACCCAGTCGACGGCGATCGGGTCGGGGGCCGGCAGCGGCTCCGCCCCCTGTAGCCGGGTGAGTTCGAGCAGCTCGTTGACCAGCCGGCCGAGCCGGGTCGACTCGTGCTGGATCCGTTCGGCGAACCGGCGGGCGGCGGCCACGTCCTCGGTCGGGTCGGTGACCGCGCTGTCCGGATCGGTGGCGTCCAGCAACGCCTCGGCGAGCAGCTGCAGGGCACCGATCGGGGTCTTCAGCTCGTGGCTGACGTTGGCGACG includes:
- a CDS encoding CGNR zinc finger domain-containing protein, whose amino-acid sequence is MDFDAYARTAVDLVNSPLADLDDLRALFHGDHVWMCDEVCDRDLAVFRRAGRRLRDVFEYGTTGRDADAVAELNSLLAAFPVQPRISGHDSNDWHMHVTGRGASVSAEYLAGAVWGLSVWLCEYGSARFGVCADARCGNVYLDTSSNCCRRFCSERCATRSHVAAHRARKRAAVEDKPLLPVS
- a CDS encoding glutathionylspermidine synthase family protein — its product is MRRETCRPRPDWDATVRQQGLVYADTELPNGSVMSYWDESACYAFDLPEVLRLEEATEELHRMAVTAAEYVVTHRRYADFGIPAWAADAVARSLREQPPSLYGRFDLWYDGSWPPKLLEYNADTPTALVEAAIVQWYWLEDTRPQLDQWNSLHERLVAGWAQIKAGMYHPTLHVTWSSEEETGEDLMTAGYLAETARQAGLTAELLPMLDVGWDGRRFVDAADQPITTCFKLYPWEWMLAEPYGRLALEPGTPTTWIEPAWKLLLSNKALLAVLWELFPDHPYLLPAYLDGPRAMPEYVAKPLLGREGAAVRIVTAAGEIESPGDYGAEGWCYQEFRALPAFDGNHLVLGSWVVDGESAGAGLRESSGLITDGYARFLPHYVAAHRAI
- a CDS encoding sugar phosphate isomerase/epimerase, translated to MTSAVPVLLSSSSVFPEPTAAAFELAAALGYDGIEVMVWTDAVSQDAGALRGLAAHYGVPVLAVHAPCLLVTQRVWSSDPWERLRRSAVLAETLGAPTVVVHPPFSWQRDYARTFADGLRTLRDAHPQVRFAVENMFPVRMAGREFVPYQPGWDPTEVGYDAYTLDLSHCAASRADALALADAMGDRLEHVHLGDGSGLGRDEHLVPGRGNQPCGELLGALAGNAFQGAVAVEVATRGARSRTVREADLRESLAFARRHLAAVDGGSPGRSATADQPAS
- a CDS encoding cell wall metabolism sensor histidine kinase WalK, coding for MDWAVLAGGVAVGTGGGLVAGLLLARARARQLASAPVEHRGGQRTSSNGRPSIVANDAAAAPPAPDRSLIDSLARRSLDSLRVGVVVLDGADVPVLVNPAARAMGMLRAGPTPGSVTAHPIIRTLAGQVRRTGVRREVELDLPRGREGGSQDPLGVHLRAVGLRDNHVAVEAADVTESHRVARVRRDFVANVSHELKTPIGALQLLAEALLDATDPDSAVTDPTEDVAAARRFAERIQHESTRLGRLVNELLELTRLQGAEPLPAPDPIAVDWVLAEVVDRTRTPAAARRVEVAVAGERGLTVYGRDSQIATALANLVENAIAYSGEDTRVTVTVSRADGYVDIAVADQGIGIAPDEVDRIFERFYRADQARSRSTGGTGLGLAIVKHIVTNHGGRVEVSSTLGGGSTFTLRLPASPPDAALPLPESVEIDTGSAAHEQV
- a CDS encoding response regulator transcription factor: MARVLVVEDEESFSDALSYMLRKEGFEVSVAPTGTDALTEFDRTGADIVLLDLMLPEMSGTEVCRELRQRSRVPIIMVTARDSEIDKVVGLEIGADDYVTKPYSPRELVARIRAVLRRQSTEVIEPSTATLTAGPVRMDVERHVVTVDGDSVQLPLKEFELLELLLRNAGRVLTRGQLIDRVWGADYVGDTKTLDVHVKRLRSKIEPEPSAPRFIVTVRGLGYKFES